The DNA region CGACATGTGTCGACCTCCGATCAGCGGCCGGAGCCGGCGTAGGGGAGGAGCGCCATCTCACGGGCGTTCTTCACGGCACGGGCGATGAGGCGCTGCTCCTGGACGGAGACGCCGGTGATGCGACGGGCGCGGATCTTTCCACGCTCCGAGATGAACTTGCGAAGGGTCGCAACGTCCTTGTAGTCGATGACGCCGACCTTGATCGACTTCGCGGGAGCGGCGTTCTTGCCGCCCTTGCCGCGAGGCTTCCGGCGGTCGCCGGTGCTCTTTCCAGCCATAGTGATTTGTCCTTAGAAGAAAAGTTGTGTGTCCGTCGGAACCGAGAGGATCAGAACGGGGTCTCGTCGTCGAAGTTGCCGCCGGGGGTGCTCCACACGTCGTTCGACTGTGCGTTGCCGCCGCCCTGCTGGCCACCCTGCGGGGACCACGGCTCGTCGGACTGGCCGCCAGCGGAGGCGTTGCCGCCACCGTTGTTGTTCCAGCCGCCGTTGCCGCCGCCCTGCTGACCGCCGCCGCCGCTGTTGCCGCCGCCGACCTGGCCACGACCGCCGCCGCCACCCGCTGCGCGGGTGATCTGTGCGGTCGCGTACCGGAGCGACGGGCCGATCTCGTCGACCTCGAGCTCGATGCTCGTGCGCTGCTGACCCTCACGGTCCTGGTAGGAACGCTGACGCAGACGACCCTGCG from Curtobacterium sp. MCJR17_020 includes:
- the rpsR gene encoding 30S ribosomal protein S18 is translated as MAGKSTGDRRKPRGKGGKNAAPAKSIKVGVIDYKDVATLRKFISERGKIRARRITGVSVQEQRLIARAVKNAREMALLPYAGSGR
- a CDS encoding single-stranded DNA-binding protein, whose product is MAGETVITVVGNLTADPELRYTQNGLAVANFTIASTPRTFDRQANEWKDGDALFLRASVWREFAEHVAGSLTKGSRVIAQGRLRQRSYQDREGQQRTSIELEVDEIGPSLRYATAQITRAAGGGGGRGQVGGGNSGGGGQQGGGNGGWNNNGGGNASAGGQSDEPWSPQGGQQGGGNAQSNDVWSTPGGNFDDETPF